Below is a genomic region from Bacillus mycoides.
AGAATCAATGCGTTTAAGTTTTTAATTTTATAATTCGGATGAACCATTCAGGAGAAGGTCTATTGATCTACCGACGGGGCAAAAAGTTGCTGAACCAACTTTGAAACTCTCAGGTCTTGTTTACAAGTAGAACTGCATGGGGACGAATCTCTGGAGAGACTCCCTCTCGCTTAATATAGCGCGGAGGAAAACGAGCACCGAAGGAGCAAATCCGCTAATCTAGCGGATAATCTCTCAGGTAAAAGGACAGAGACAAGCGAAAGAAAATGCCGATTTGTATCGGTTTATTTTTCTATCCCTTGTTTCTCCAGAGACCATTTCATTTCCTTGAAGTGGTTTTTATTTTTTCTAAAAAAGGAGAATACAGATGGAGACAGTAAGTAAAGTATTAGAACAAATTAATCAGTATGTGTGGGGGTTACCAACTTTGTTGCTACTTGTTGGAACTGGTATCATTCTCACAGTGCGCTTAAAAGGTTTACAATTTAGTAAACTAATATACGCTCACAAACTAGCTTTTAAAAAATCAGAGGATACATCATCTTCTGGAGATATTAGTCACTTCCAAGCACTGATGACAGCTATGGCTGCAACGATTGGTATGGGAAATATAGCAGGTGTCGCAACTGCTGTGACAATCGGTGGACCCGGCGCAATCTTTTGGATGTGGATTACTGCTTTATTTGGAATGGCAACAAAGTATGCCGAAGCAATCCTTGCGGTGAAATACCGTGTTAGTAATGAAAATGGTGAATACTCCGGTGGACCAATGTATTATTTAGAACGTGGTTTAGGGAAAAAATGGCTGGCTGTTTTATTCGCTATATTCGGCACAGCTGCTTCTTTCGGTATCGGTAATATGGTTCAATCTAATTCGGTTGCAGAGGCAATGCGAATCAATTTTTCTTTCCCTCCTGCATTAACTGGTATACTCATGTCATTCTTAATCGCTATCGTTATTTTGGGCGGTGTAAAAAAGATTGGTAGAGTTACTGGATATATCGTTCCTATTAAAGCATTCTTTTATATAATCGCTGGCCTTATTATTATTTTCTATCACTTTGATCAAATTCCAGAAGCATTTTCACTTATTTTTTCTGGTGCATTTCAAGGTACTGCAGCTGCTGGTGGTTTTATCGGAGCAACAGTTGCATCTGCAATTCAAATAGGAATGGCACGTGGTGTATTTGCTAACGAGGCTGGTTTAGGAAGTGCTCCTATTGCTGCGGCTGCTGCCAAAACAGATTCACCTGCAAAACAAGCTTTAGTTTCTATGACTGGTACTTTTCTAGATACATTTATTGTATGTACAATTACGGGGCTAGTATTAATTACTACAGGCGCATGGAAATCAGGTAAAACTGGTGTTGAAGCTACAACATTAGCATTCCAATCCGTATTCGGTACTGCTGGTAGTATGATTCTCGGTATCGCCATTATATTATTCGCCTACTCTACTATTTTAGGTTGGTCGTATTACGGAGAGAAGTGTGTAGCTTATTTATTTGGACAAGGTGCTGTACGATATTATAAAGCAATCTTTATCGTTATGATTGCAATAGGTGCTAATTTAAAGCTAGGTGTCGTATGGACATTTGCCGATATTGCAAATGGACTTATGGCGATTCCAAACTTAATTGGTCTAATCGGATTAAGTGGTATTGTTGTCGCTGAAACGAATCGCTTTTTACAAGCAGAGAAATTGAAAGAAAGTCATAAAAAACAGGCAAGTTAATCACTAAAACAAGGAATGGCTCATTTATAATAAGCCATTCCTTTTTTCTCTATTTCAATTCCTTTCCCTCCTGAACCATATGTAAATAAAGTACAAAATCCATCATTGTAGATGAATAACCAAGTTGACGGATCATTGCTGTTATATTCCCTCTATGATATGTACCATGATTTACGACGTGTTGCACTAACTCTAAAATGGAAGTGTCTAATGCACCTGCATATGGGTTCTCAATAACAAATACAGTATTTACGTCTTGTATTCTACTTAAAAATTCTTTATATTGATTTGCCATGTTTTCAAACATTTTTTCTAATTCATGTAACGATTTAGTTTCGATTTGTTTTCGTAATTTTTCTCGGTCTTGTATTACTTCACTCATACTTTTACCATGCAATATGTGTAACCACACTTGATCTGTAATATAAATATGTACAAAAGTATCCTTAATTGATGGGAATACACTCTGTATCTGTTCATTAAAAATTGTCTCATAGTTTGGTAACTCTTTTAGTCGGTTGAATAATCGTGTATTAGCCCAAGCATGGTAATCAAACTGTTTTAACATGTAATCTTTCAATCTAAATCTCCTCCTTATTGTATGAAACGAATGTTTTGCTTCTTCATTTCCGATTCTCTATCAGCTTTTACAATCCCTTTTTCTTTAACTTCATGTTTATTTATAGTTTTATATTTTACATATGTATAAAATTCCGTTTTAAATGGAAACGATGTAATTTGAATTGTTTCTTCATCCACCCATTCAGCTTGAATAGGCTTCTCCCCCTTACTATTAAACATTTCTGTTCCTTCAAAACCATCTTTAAATAAATCAATTTCATCTTTCTTTTTTACACCAGGTTTATTCATACATACATATAAAGAAAGTTCATCACAAAACTTTAATAATCTATAATGTTTATCAAACATCGCATATTGTTCTTTTGTTAACGTTTTCAAAATTCTTTTTTGTCGTTCCAATTCATTTTTATAAAAAGACATCATCTCTTCATCTTCCTCATTTAATGAAAATGATAAAAAGTGCTTACTACAAAGTAGCGCCCCGTATGGATTTGACTCTTCAATTGCATTCAAACCAATCGTATAAAAAACAAAGCGTAATGAACTTGGACAATCCATAAATGTATATGGAATATTTTTAGTATCATTCAAAATTGGTACTTTATCAAGCTCTATCCATCCTCTATCATGCTCATATATAGCATCAATTGTCTCTTTTAAGTATATTTTATCTTCAAAAAAATCTTCTATTATATGTCTTGCAATTTCACCAGCTAAAAAACCATGATCATGTTGACGTATTAATATACTTTCTTTCTCATTCTTTTCACGAAAAATCATCCGTATATTCCCCCTCATCCTCATATTACAGCTTGTTGTATGCATCAATTCTTAATTAATCCCTAAATATTAGCAGGGATTCAGTTTCTTTCAACGAAATTAACATAAACATACAGCATTCTTTCTAATCACAAAGTTAGCTTTATCTTTACTAACCATTATACTAAAACATTCATTCTAAAAAATTTTTTATGAGGTGAAAACATGAACAAAACAGAATTAGTTAAAAATGTAGCACAATCAGCTGATATTTCTCAAAAGGATGCTTCTGCAGCTGTACAATCCGTATTTGACACAATTGCTAATGCATTACAATCTGGCGATAAAGTGCAACTAATCGGCTTTGGAACTTTTGAAGTGCGTGAAAGGTCTGCTCGTACAGGGCGTAATCCGCAAACTGGAGAAGAAATTCAGATTGCTGCTGGTAAAGTTCCAGCATTTAAAGCAGGAAAAGAATTAAAAGAAGCTGTTAAATAAACAAGAAACCAGCCATTTTATAGGCTGGTTTCTTGTTTATTGTTTATTATTTATTATTTATTATTTATTATTTATTGTTTATTGTTTATTTCTTATTTAAGCAGTTCCTTTATATTCTCTGCATGATACACTTCACAAATATAAAATACACATTTGCAGTTACTTACAATTTGATATTTTCTAGTTGGATAAACATTCGCCGCAACAGAACATCCATCAAACAATTCGATAATATTTCCAGATGGCTGATATCCTTCATATAATACGTTTCTTCTTACTTCCATCTTTTCTATAAGGTTTTCAACAGGAATATTTCCACTCTCTAATTCACTCTTTATTGTATCCGGTAAAAACGAAGTGTCTGCAAAAATTAGATTTTCAGATAACACCTTACCTTTATAACTAACATTAGATACGCGATAAAGAAATGTTCCGTTTTTATCAAAGAAATTCTTTGCTTCTTTCGGAATGTATTGTCTATCGAGCGCTTCCTGTTCAAGTACATCAAACTGAACTGTATCTTTTACAAGTTTTTCTAAAGCTAGAATAGATGACGTATTTCTAGAAAACAACATATCTTTAATTGCCTGTACATTATAAGTTAATTCAGTTTTTCTATTTTCCGCTACTAACATGAGGAACACCTCTTCTATAAGAAATTTTATTAAAAATTAACGATGATTTAATAGCAATCCCGCGTCTAACTGCGTAATTTCAGTTACTTCTTTACTAAATATTGCAATGGAAGCCATATAATCTAAACTAGGTCTTACATCTTCCATCATTGTATTTTCTGCTAACTCTTGTCTATCTTTAAAAATCAACAATTTTGGAGGGTCATTTGGAGCTGATACTGTAATTTCTACTGGTGGGATCAATAGTCCTTCACCTGTCGCTTTCAGCACTGCTTCTTTTCGAGTCCAATATGTTAAAAATCCTTCTAGTCGCTGCTCATCAGGTAACTTCATAACTTGTGCTATTTCAATGTCTGTTAATACGCCCTCTGCCATTTTCATAACATCTACATTTGGATTCATTTGCTCAACATCAACACCCACAGGTGCAGATTTAGTAAATGCAACAACAACCCACTCACCCGAATGTGAGACTGATATTTGCGGCATCCCTTCTGGTAACTGTGGTCTGCCATGTTGTAATTTACATACTGGGCACATTCGATCAATTGGCACTTGAACTGGCGACATAGAAAGTACCTTTCCAAGTACTAATCTACTAATTACACAACCTATTATAAAACGCGCACGGTCTGCCGAATGATGATATGAATTTGCTTTCTCTCGCTCTACATCATTTAGTAAATTGCAATGCCATGATTGTAAATCTGAAATTCTTGCCCACCATATTTGACAACTATTCTCATTAAGGGTTGGTACAGAATCTACAACTTTACTCTCTATCATGTAAACTCTCTCCTTTTAAATGCCAATATTACTTTATTTCAAAAGAGTATTAGCATGCTGCAACTCATTCATTTACAACTTCTTTCTCTTTTTGTAATACAGATAACGGCTTTTTATTCTTCTTTGACATTACCTCTTTATCAGAAATACGTAAAGAAAATAGTAATGCTATGAGTAAAAATATTGCTGATCCAATTAATGCTGCTTGATATGGTAAAAAATCTGATTGTGCATTATTCTGTACGTTATTACTTCCAAAACCAGATAGTATACTAGCTAAAACAGCAACTCCTATTGCAGATCCTAATCGGTTTTGCACATTGAATATAGTAGTTGCTCTCCCCATAGAAGGTGGTGCAATATTGTTAAAAGCAGAAAATTGAACCGCACCGACAGATTGACCTAAGAAAATACCAATGCCAAACAATAGTGCCCGAATTTGCCATGGATTCGTATCATGATTTACAAAACTTAATAAAATAAAGATAACCGCCGTACTTACTAATCCAATAGAGATTACCTTTCGAGCTCCTAATTTCTTATATGACCATGGTATAATCTGCGAAGAAATCATTAATCCAATCGCCTCTGGGAATGTAGTAAGACCCGATTCCAGCGCGGAAACTCCTATTACATTTTGATACATAAGCGGAAAAATAAATAACATTCCTAGTAAACCAGCTGATGAAAACAACGAAATAAGACTCATTTTTCTAAAGACCGGTTCTTTTAATAAGTGTAAATCTAACATCGGTTGCTTTACTTTAAGTTCTACAATAATAAACAATGTAAGTAATACAATCCCAGCTATCCCAATACTAATTATTTCTGGAGAAACCCAACCTTTTGACGGGCCTTGACTGAGTGCATAGATGAGCATCGCAAAACCTGGTGCTGAAAGAACAAAACCGAGAGAATCAAAACGACCAGCCGATTTTTCAATATGCTCTGCTAAAAATAGAAGTCCAAATAGCAACGCAATGATACCAAACGGCAGATTAATATAAAATGCCCAGCGCCAAGACATTTGATCTACAAAGAAACCGCCAATAATTGGTCCGATCGCTGGTGCTACAGCAATTGGAAGTACAATAAATCGAGAAATTTTTGGTCTTTCCTCTGGTGAAAATGTTCGGAATAACATCGCCATCCCGACTGGTGTTAAAAGTCCGCCACCAGCACCTTGAATGATACGAAAAATATTTAATGAAGTAATATCATTAGCAATTCCACATAGTGCAGATGCAATTGTAAAAACGAAAAGGGCAGTTAAAAATACTTTTTTCGTACCAAAGCGATCTCCTAACCAACCAGAAATCGGAAGGAAAATAGCTAAGCTAACTAAATACCCAACATTTACAGTCCCCATTGCAGATGGGGGCACTTGCAGTTCTTTGCTTATCGTTTGCAGTGCTACATTCACAATCGTTGCATCCATCGCAGCCATAAACATCGCTGTTATATAAACGATGCTTACAACTACTTTTGGATTTATTTTTACTTTCATTATTGTTTTCCTACTAATATTTTTTCGCTAATTTGATTTTTTTTCGGCTCTAAATCATTCCAGTTAACTTCAACGTATTCTAAGCAAACTTGTCTGCTAGCTTCTTCATGTACGACATTCCATCCAATTGGTACATCGAGAAAGGCAGGCCAGAGAGAATACTGGCCCTCCTCATTCATTAATACTTTATATGTGTAATTATCATTTTCAAATGGATTCGTCATACTTTACTTACCCCTTTCTTATTCTGCAAATATTTCGCTAGCACTTGTCCAATTTCTGTAAGTGGACCTGGCTGACATAAATCTTTATGTCTACAATCAATGTCATGCTGCACGATTTCCCCGTCTAAATAATTTAGCCACGTATTTGGAGAAATAGGATCAAACCAGTCTGGTATAACAGTAGATCTAAAGAATAAAATATCCCCGTTATAAACTTTTGGCACGTATTTCCCTAACAACCCTACTGAATTTACATATGTTTCTTTCAAGTTTAAAATAGTCTCTTCCTCAAGACTTGCTAATGCACTTCCATCTTTGCGAAGTATTGCAACCGCACTTTCCATAGTAAGTGGTTTACCATCCATGTTATCTGGATCATATCCACCTAAAGCAAGTAATGCGATTAACGCTTCTTCTTCAGTAGGTGCTTCCGTATTCGGTAAGAAGTGACCAGGATACGAATCCAGCATAACGAGTAATTCTACTTCTTCCCCTTCATTTTGAAGTTGCGCCGCCATAGCATGAACAACATTTCCTCCAAGCGACCATCCGAGTAAACGATATGGTCCGTGAGGCTGTATTTCACGAACGTGTTTTAAATAATCCGCCGCCATCTCCTCTAAGCTTTTTGGAAGTTCTTCATTTTCAGCGATACCACGTGCTTGTACACCATAGATTGGATAATCTGTTCCTAAAGATTTCATAAGTCCTGCATAGCACCAACTTAATCCACCTGCTGGATGTACACAAAATAGTGGTAATTGATCTCCGCTTGCTCGTAATGGAAGCAACACATCAAGTGCACTTTGACCATTCCCCATTTCAAGTCTTTCAGCAAGCCCTGCAACAGTAGGTGCTGCAAATAAAGTTCCGATATTTAGTTCAACTCCAAGTGCCTCTTTAATGCGACTCATCAGCTGCACTGCAAGAAGTGAATGACCACCAAGATCAAAGAATCCATCATCAATTCCAATTTGAGACACACTTAAAACTTCTGTAAACAAGTCACATAACATTTCTTCTTGCGGTGTTCTCGGTCCGCGGCTAGAAGATGATGCAATAAATTCTGGAGCTGGCAATGCCTTTCTATCTAATTTACCGTTTGGAGTTAAAGGTAACTCATTTACTACTACAAAAGCGTATGGAACCATATAATCTGGCAAACTACCTCCAGCATACTGACGCATTTCATTCGTATCGATCGTTTCATTATTTGATGCGACGATATAAGAAACTAATCGTTTATCCCCTGGTTGATCTTCCCGTACAATAACAGCTACTTGTTCAACTTTAGGATGTTTCATTATTACCGCTTCTATTTCCCCTAATTCAATTCGGAATCCACGAATTTTAATTTGATGATCTGCACGTCCTATATAATCTAACGTCCCATCTTGACGCCAGCGCGCTAGGTCTCCTGTACGATACATTCTTGTACCTGGCTTACCAAATGGATCTGCGATAAAACGTTCAGCAGTTAATCCTGCTCTTCCTAAATATCCACGAGCGAGCCCTGCACCTGCAACATATATTTCTCCAACTACTCCAGGTGGCATCGGTTGTAAATAGTTATCTAATACGTATACTTTAAGATCCGGTATACTGCACCCGATTAAACTATTTGCTCGTAAAGATACGATACTTTCATCTAATTCAATATAACTAACATGTACCGTCGTCTCCGTTATTCCGTACATATTAATAAGCTTCGGTGCGTTATAAGGATGACGACTATACCAATCTTCTAATCGACTTAGTTCAAGTGCTTCTCCGCCAAAAACAACATATCGTAAAGATAATTTTTGACCAACCTCTTCATTTTCACGATCTGCTTGCATCAATTGATAGAACGCTGATGGAGTTTGGTTTAAAACAGTAACCTTTTCCTTAACAAGAAGCTGTAAAAATTCTTTCGGCGAGCGACTTACAGTATGTGGTACTACAACTAAACGCCCTCCATATAATAAAGGTCCCCAAATTTCCCAAACCGAGAAATCAAAAGCGTATGAATGGAACATCGTCCACACATCGTCTGCGTCAAATTGGAACCAATGATCAGTTGCTCCTAAAAGTCTTACTACATTTTGATGAGGTATCATAACCCCTTTCGGTCTACCTGTTGAGCCTGACGTATAAATAACGTAAGCAATATGTGAAGGAGATAACGGCTTCATGCGCTCCATTTCATCTATATTGTCTTCACTATATTTCTCAATTTCTTCTATTACGTTCACATCATCAACTAAAATCTTTAGTGCCTCATCACATTCAATTTCCACATCTGAATTTGTTAAAACACATGATGGTTTCGCATCGTGTAGCATAAACGAGATACGATCTGACGGATAATCCGGATCTAACGGAAGGTATCCCGCACCAGCTTTAAGAACAGCAAGTAAGCTTACAACCATATTTAAAGATCTCGGCATCGCTAAAGCAACAAGTTGATCAGGACCGATTCCTTTCGCTATTAACAAACGAGCTATTTTATTCGCTTTTCTATTTAACTCTTCATAAGTTAGCTTTTCATCTTCAAAGACGACAGCAATAGAATTTTGATTTACATGAGCCTGCTTTTCAAATAATTGTGGCAATGTCATTTCAGGTACAATTTGAAAACCACCATTCCACTTTTCTAAAACTGTATTTCGCTCTGCTAAAGTTAATATTTCTAATCTACCAATTGATTGATCCGGATGTTTCTCTGCATCATCTAATAATAGAATGAATCGTTCTATTAGTTTTTGAACCGTTTCACGTTTATATAAATCGGTACTAAACTCTAACAATCCGTATAAGCCGTTTGGAGTACCATCAACTCTGTTACTCTCGCTAATTTCAAATGTTAAATCAAATTTTGCAGAACCAACACTTTGAATTTCAAGGCTTGCTTCTAAATCCGGTACATTAAACGTTGCTTCTGGCGTATTTTGGAAAGCTAACATAACTTGAAACAGCGGATGACTATTTCGAGTTCGTACTGGGTTTAACACTTCAACAAGTCGTTCAAATGGAACATCTTGATTTTCATAAGCTGCAAGGTTTACCTGTTTCACTCTATTTAATAATTCTTTAAAACTTGGATCTCCTGATGTATTTGTGCGTAACACTAATGTATTTACAAATAAACCAACTATATCCGTGAGTACATCGTCGTTTCTTCCAGCAATCGGACTACCTAATGGTATATCAGTTCCAGCACCTAATCTTGTAAATAAGGCACTTAGTCCTGCTTGCAACACCATAAACAAACTAACTCCATTTTTACGAGCGAGCTCCACTAACCTACTATGCATACCTTCATCTAAATGAAAATGAATTGTTTCCCCGCGATAACTAGTTTCAATTGGGCGCTGATAATCTGTAGGTAACTCCATTTGATCTGGTAAACCTTTTAACTCTTCTTTCCAAAAATCTAATTGTGTTGAAATAATACTGTCTGGTTTTGTTTCATCACCTAATAGCTGTTGTTGCCATAGTGAATAATCTGCGTATTGAACTGGAAGGGTTTCTAGTTGAACACTATCACCTTGACATCGTGCTTTATAAGCCGCTGTAAAGTCTCTCGTTAACGCTTGTAATGACCATCCATCTCCTACAATATGATGCAAAAGAATTAGTAAAACATGTTCGTTTTCACTCACTTTAAAAAGTTGCAAACGAATTGCTGGTTCGATATCAAGATTAAAGCTATATCTTACAGCTTCAGACAGTGTACTTTCTAATTCATCCTTACATGTATTTGTTATAATCATTTTTAAATTCAATTTATCCATTTCTAGAATTCTTTGATATGAACTGCCAAGTGAATTCGGGAAAATCGTTCTAAGTGTTTCATGTTTCTCAACTACATCATAAAAGGCACCTTGCAGTGCTTCCTCATTCAATTTTCCAGACATACGAATGACTAACGGAATATTATAAGTAGGACTTGGACCTTCTAAACAATTTAAGAACCATAACCTGCGCTGTGCAAATGAAAGTGGAACTTCATTTGGCCTACTTACTTTCTTAATAGCTGGTCTTGCGCTTTTTGCACGATCCAACTGGTTCGCTAATTCAGCAACAGTTGGTGATTCAAATAGCTTTCCGATTCCTAATTCTACACTTAACGTTTCACGAATTCTTGCCATTAAACGAGATGCAAGAAGCGAATGGCCGCCCATTTCAAAGAAATTATCATCTATACTAATTCGCGAAACACCAAGTACTTCTGCAAATAAATCACATAGTATTTCTTCTTTCGGATTTCTAGCAACTCTCTCATTGTTCATTCCATTAAAATCAGGCGCAGGTAATTTCTTTCTATCAACCTTACCATTTGGTGTTAATGGTAATTCTTCTAGCACAACAAATGCTGATGGTACCATATAATTCGCTAAACTTTCTGAAACATAAGAGCGAATTTCTGAAAGATGAATCATTTCCTTCTCTTCGGCAACGATATACGCAATGATTCGTTTATCATTTGGACGATCTTCTCGTACCATTACCACTGCTTGTTGTATATTTTCATGTCGTTGTAATACCGTTTCAATTTCAGCTAATTCAATTCGGAAACCGCGAATTTTAATTTGATGATCTGCGCGACTAATGTACTCTAACACACTATCCTTACGCCATTTCACAAGATCACCTGTGCGGTACATACGTGCTCCAGCTTTTCCATAAGGGTTTGCAACAAACCGTTCAGCCGTTAACGCTGGTTTTCCTAAATATCCGTTCGCAAGTCCTTCTCCTGCAATATATAATTCACCGATAACTCCAGGTGGAACAGGCTGTAACCCTGCATCCAAAACGTACACTTCTGTATTCCAAATTGGTCTTCCAATAGGAGGTATACCATTTTCACTGTCATCAATATTCATGAAAGTAGACCAAATAGTCGTTTCAGTTGGTCCATATAAGTTAGTTATAGAGCAACCTAATTCTTTTAATTTATTTGCTAAATGTGCCGGAAGAGCTTCACCGCCAACGAGTACGTTTAGCCTTTGTAACCTCTCTGGATATTCAGTTATTAACGCCTGCCAGAGCGTCGGTGTAGCTTGCATAATTGTCGCTCTTTCTTCTTGTAACAATGTCGTTAATGCAGAAGGCTCTTGGATTACCTCTTTTTGTGCAATTGTTAAACTTGCACCACTAATAAGAGGTAAATAAATTTCTAGAGCAGAAATATCAAACGCAAACGTTGTAACTGCTAATAAATGATCGTTTTCATTTAATGAAAACATATCTTTCATAGCTAATAAGAAGTTACTTAAACCTTTCATAGTAACAATTACACCTTTTGGATTTCCGGTTGATCCTGAAGTGTAAATTGTATAAGCTTGGTTTAAAAGTGATTCATCATTTTTAAATGGTAGATTCATATGAGAATATGTTTTTAACGCTATTTTCGTTTCTTCGCTATCTAATATGATTTCTTTAATATCATTTTCTATAACTAAAGTAGATGAAACAGATGAATGTGTTATGATACAAACTGGATTTGCATCATTTACTATATAATGAATTCGCTCGGCTGGGTATTCTGGATCTATCGGTAAATACGCTGCACCAGCCTTTAGAACTGCTAGCATACTAACTACCATTTCTATTGATCTTGGAAATACTAAGGCTACAAACTGATTTACTTCTATTCCTTCTTCTAATAAATAGTGTGCTAGTTCATTCGCTCGTTCATTTAGCTCTTTATACGTAAGTTTTATCCCGTTACAAGTAACTGCTATTTTATTTGGATTTTTTTGTACTTGTTTTTCAAATAATATAGGTAGATTAATTAGCTCTTCAGCTTTCTTCGTTTCATTCCATTCCAATAAAACTTTATGATTTTCTTCAGGAAGAGTAATGTTTATTTTTCCAATCGGCTCGTCTTTATGATAATTATTTATCACTAATTCTAATAGACTCATAAATCTTTCTTTATGCAATGCTAGTTCCGCGCCGTTATATACTTCCGGATTCGCATCAAAATGAATCATTAACTCATTTTCATCGAAACGTTTATATACATTT
It encodes:
- a CDS encoding alanine/glycine:cation symporter family protein → METVSKVLEQINQYVWGLPTLLLLVGTGIILTVRLKGLQFSKLIYAHKLAFKKSEDTSSSGDISHFQALMTAMAATIGMGNIAGVATAVTIGGPGAIFWMWITALFGMATKYAEAILAVKYRVSNENGEYSGGPMYYLERGLGKKWLAVLFAIFGTAASFGIGNMVQSNSVAEAMRINFSFPPALTGILMSFLIAIVILGGVKKIGRVTGYIVPIKAFFYIIAGLIIIFYHFDQIPEAFSLIFSGAFQGTAAAGGFIGATVASAIQIGMARGVFANEAGLGSAPIAAAAAKTDSPAKQALVSMTGTFLDTFIVCTITGLVLITTGAWKSGKTGVEATTLAFQSVFGTAGSMILGIAIILFAYSTILGWSYYGEKCVAYLFGQGAVRYYKAIFIVMIAIGANLKLGVVWTFADIANGLMAIPNLIGLIGLSGIVVAETNRFLQAEKLKESHKKQAS
- a CDS encoding DinB family protein, whose product is MKDYMLKQFDYHAWANTRLFNRLKELPNYETIFNEQIQSVFPSIKDTFVHIYITDQVWLHILHGKSMSEVIQDREKLRKQIETKSLHELEKMFENMANQYKEFLSRIQDVNTVFVIENPYAGALDTSILELVQHVVNHGTYHRGNITAMIRQLGYSSTMMDFVLYLHMVQEGKELK
- a CDS encoding DUF3891 family protein, producing MIFREKNEKESILIRQHDHGFLAGEIARHIIEDFFEDKIYLKETIDAIYEHDRGWIELDKVPILNDTKNIPYTFMDCPSSLRFVFYTIGLNAIEESNPYGALLCSKHFLSFSLNEEDEEMMSFYKNELERQKRILKTLTKEQYAMFDKHYRLLKFCDELSLYVCMNKPGVKKKDEIDLFKDGFEGTEMFNSKGEKPIQAEWVDEETIQITSFPFKTEFYTYVKYKTINKHEVKEKGIVKADRESEMKKQNIRFIQ
- a CDS encoding HU family DNA-binding protein yields the protein MNKTELVKNVAQSADISQKDASAAVQSVFDTIANALQSGDKVQLIGFGTFEVRERSARTGRNPQTGEEIQIAAGKVPAFKAGKELKEAVK
- the sfp gene encoding 4'-phosphopantetheinyl transferase Sfp, translating into MIESKVVDSVPTLNENSCQIWWARISDLQSWHCNLLNDVEREKANSYHHSADRARFIIGCVISRLVLGKVLSMSPVQVPIDRMCPVCKLQHGRPQLPEGMPQISVSHSGEWVVVAFTKSAPVGVDVEQMNPNVDVMKMAEGVLTDIEIAQVMKLPDEQRLEGFLTYWTRKEAVLKATGEGLLIPPVEITVSAPNDPPKLLIFKDRQELAENTMMEDVRPSLDYMASIAIFSKEVTEITQLDAGLLLNHR
- a CDS encoding MDR family MFS transporter — protein: MKVKINPKVVVSIVYITAMFMAAMDATIVNVALQTISKELQVPPSAMGTVNVGYLVSLAIFLPISGWLGDRFGTKKVFLTALFVFTIASALCGIANDITSLNIFRIIQGAGGGLLTPVGMAMLFRTFSPEERPKISRFIVLPIAVAPAIGPIIGGFFVDQMSWRWAFYINLPFGIIALLFGLLFLAEHIEKSAGRFDSLGFVLSAPGFAMLIYALSQGPSKGWVSPEIISIGIAGIVLLTLFIIVELKVKQPMLDLHLLKEPVFRKMSLISLFSSAGLLGMLFIFPLMYQNVIGVSALESGLTTFPEAIGLMISSQIIPWSYKKLGARKVISIGLVSTAVIFILLSFVNHDTNPWQIRALLFGIGIFLGQSVGAVQFSAFNNIAPPSMGRATTIFNVQNRLGSAIGVAVLASILSGFGSNNVQNNAQSDFLPYQAALIGSAIFLLIALLFSLRISDKEVMSKKNKKPLSVLQKEKEVVNE
- a CDS encoding MbtH family protein, with product MTNPFENDNYTYKVLMNEEGQYSLWPAFLDVPIGWNVVHEEASRQVCLEYVEVNWNDLEPKKNQISEKILVGKQ